Proteins co-encoded in one Ruegeria sp. YS9 genomic window:
- the pnp gene encoding polyribonucleotide nucleotidyltransferase, whose protein sequence is MFDVTKKSIQWGEETLTLETGKVARQADGSVIATLGETSVMANVTFAREQKPGQDFFPLTVHYQEKYYAAGKVPGGFFKREARPTEKETLTARLIDRPIRPLFVDGFKNEVLVMCTVLSHDLVNDPDIVAMIAASAALTISGAPFMGPIAGARVGFVDGEYVLNPTVDDMQDLRLNPEQRLDLVVAGTKDAVMMVESEAYELSEAEMLGAVNFAHEQIQPVIDLIISLAEEAAKEPFDFQAPDYSELYAAVKAAGEEQMRAAFAITDKQERTAAVAAAREAIKEALTEEQLEDGNLGSAMKKLEAGILRGDVVRGGKRIDGRSTTDIRPIVAETSILPRTHGSALFTRGETQALAVTTLGTGDDEQFVDALHGNFKSNFLLHYNFPPYSVGEVGRVGPPGRREVGHGKLAWRALQAVLPAPTDFPYTIRVVSEITESNGSSSMASVCGGSLSMMDAGVPLKAPVAGVAMGLILEDDGEYAVLTDILGDEDHLGDMDFKVAGTEYGITSLQMDIKVAGITPQIMETALAQAKEGRMHILGEMGKALSETNDFSVHAPRIETMNIPTDKIREVIGSGGKVIREIVEVSGAKVDINDDGVIKIASPDGESIQKAYDMIHSIVAEPEEGQIYTGKVVKIVDFGAFVNFFGKRDGLVHVSQIENRRLNHPSDVLKEGQEVKVKLLGFDDRGKVRLSMKCVDQETGEEIVPEKKEKKEENAE, encoded by the coding sequence ATGTTTGATGTAACGAAAAAATCAATTCAGTGGGGCGAAGAGACGCTGACACTGGAAACCGGCAAGGTTGCCCGTCAGGCCGACGGCAGCGTGATTGCCACCCTGGGCGAAACCAGCGTCATGGCCAACGTGACCTTCGCCAGGGAACAGAAGCCCGGTCAGGACTTTTTCCCGCTGACCGTGCATTACCAAGAGAAATACTATGCCGCCGGCAAGGTGCCGGGTGGCTTCTTCAAGCGCGAAGCACGCCCGACCGAGAAAGAGACGCTGACCGCGCGTCTGATCGACCGTCCGATCCGCCCGTTGTTCGTTGACGGCTTCAAAAACGAAGTTCTGGTGATGTGTACCGTGCTGAGCCACGATCTGGTCAACGATCCCGACATCGTTGCGATGATTGCTGCTTCGGCTGCTCTGACCATTTCCGGCGCGCCGTTCATGGGCCCGATTGCCGGTGCCCGTGTTGGTTTCGTGGATGGCGAATACGTCCTGAACCCGACCGTGGACGACATGCAGGACCTGCGCCTGAACCCCGAACAGCGTCTGGACCTGGTTGTGGCCGGCACCAAAGACGCCGTGATGATGGTGGAATCGGAAGCGTACGAACTGTCCGAAGCGGAAATGCTGGGTGCGGTGAACTTTGCGCATGAGCAGATCCAACCGGTCATCGACCTGATCATCTCGCTGGCGGAAGAAGCCGCGAAAGAACCGTTTGACTTCCAGGCGCCGGATTATTCCGAGCTTTATGCCGCCGTCAAGGCTGCCGGTGAAGAGCAGATGCGCGCCGCCTTCGCGATCACCGACAAGCAAGAACGCACCGCCGCTGTTGCCGCTGCCCGCGAAGCGATCAAAGAAGCGCTGACCGAAGAGCAACTGGAAGACGGCAATCTCGGTTCCGCGATGAAAAAGCTGGAAGCCGGCATTCTGCGCGGCGACGTCGTCAGGGGCGGCAAGCGGATCGACGGTCGCTCGACCACCGATATCCGTCCGATCGTTGCAGAAACCTCGATTCTGCCCCGGACCCACGGTTCTGCCCTGTTCACCCGCGGTGAAACACAGGCGCTGGCCGTGACCACGCTGGGCACCGGCGACGACGAGCAGTTCGTCGACGCGCTGCACGGCAACTTCAAATCGAACTTCCTGCTGCACTACAACTTCCCCCCGTATTCGGTGGGTGAAGTTGGCCGTGTTGGCCCTCCGGGCCGTCGCGAAGTGGGCCACGGCAAACTGGCCTGGCGCGCGCTTCAGGCGGTTCTGCCTGCGCCGACCGATTTCCCCTACACCATTCGCGTGGTGTCGGAGATCACTGAATCCAACGGATCAAGCTCGATGGCCTCTGTCTGCGGCGGTTCGCTGTCGATGATGGATGCGGGGGTTCCGCTGAAAGCGCCGGTTGCCGGTGTGGCCATGGGTCTGATCCTGGAAGATGACGGTGAGTACGCTGTTCTGACCGACATCTTGGGTGACGAAGACCACCTGGGCGACATGGACTTCAAGGTTGCGGGCACCGAGTACGGCATCACCTCGCTCCAGATGGACATCAAGGTTGCCGGCATCACGCCGCAGATCATGGAAACCGCCCTGGCACAGGCCAAGGAAGGCCGGATGCACATTCTGGGCGAGATGGGCAAAGCCCTGTCCGAGACCAACGATTTCTCGGTCCACGCCCCGCGCATCGAAACCATGAACATTCCGACCGACAAGATCCGCGAAGTGATCGGTTCGGGCGGCAAGGTCATCCGCGAGATCGTCGAGGTTTCGGGCGCCAAGGTCGACATCAACGACGATGGCGTCATCAAGATCGCCTCGCCCGATGGTGAGTCGATCCAGAAGGCCTATGACATGATCCATTCGATCGTGGCAGAACCTGAAGAAGGTCAGATCTATACCGGCAAAGTGGTCAAGATCGTCGATTTCGGCGCCTTCGTGAACTTCTTCGGCAAGCGTGACGGTCTGGTCCACGTGTCGCAGATCGAAAACCGCCGCCTGAACCATCCGTCGGATGTTCTGAAAGAAGGTCAGGAAGTCAAAGTCAAACTGCTGGGCTTTGACGATCGCGGCAAGGTGCGCCTGTCGATGAAATGCGTCGATCAGGAAACCGGCGAAGAGATCGTGCCTGAGAAAAAAGAAAAGAAAGAGGAAAACGCAGAGTAA
- a CDS encoding bifunctional helix-turn-helix domain-containing protein/methylated-DNA--[protein]-cysteine S-methyltransferase, with the protein MNVQTPESGYHYNVMRRAIELIDQGGEGLSLDELARQMDMSPAHFQRLFSRWTGVSPKRYQQYLTLGHAKALLRERFTTLETAHNVGLSGSGRLHDLFLKWESMSPGEYARKGEGLTIYWGWFECPFGPALVMGTDKGICGMAFGAETGEEAAMEDMISRWPKATFVEDPMRLRPWALSAFGAASDRLEPTPVFLIGSPLQIKVWEALMHIPSGQVTTYSEIAQRVGSPQAVRAVGTAVGRNPVSWLIPCHRALRKSGGLGGYHWGLPVKRAMLAYEAAQADA; encoded by the coding sequence ATGAACGTCCAGACCCCGGAAAGCGGATACCATTACAACGTCATGCGCCGCGCAATCGAGTTGATTGATCAGGGCGGCGAGGGCCTGAGCCTTGATGAGCTGGCACGCCAGATGGATATGAGCCCGGCCCATTTCCAGCGCCTGTTCTCGCGTTGGACCGGAGTGTCGCCAAAACGGTACCAACAATACCTGACACTGGGCCATGCGAAGGCATTGCTGCGCGAACGGTTCACAACACTGGAAACTGCACACAATGTGGGCCTGTCCGGTAGCGGACGTCTGCATGATCTGTTCCTGAAGTGGGAATCCATGAGCCCCGGCGAATATGCCCGCAAGGGCGAAGGTCTGACGATCTATTGGGGGTGGTTCGAATGCCCCTTTGGCCCCGCGCTGGTCATGGGTACCGACAAGGGCATCTGCGGCATGGCCTTCGGGGCCGAGACCGGCGAAGAGGCCGCGATGGAAGATATGATCTCGCGCTGGCCCAAGGCGACGTTCGTCGAAGATCCGATGCGCCTGCGTCCTTGGGCGCTGAGTGCTTTTGGCGCTGCCAGCGACCGGTTGGAGCCAACACCGGTTTTCCTGATCGGATCACCTTTGCAAATCAAGGTGTGGGAAGCGCTGATGCATATCCCGTCCGGGCAGGTCACGACCTATTCCGAGATCGCCCAGCGGGTCGGCTCGCCGCAAGCCGTTCGCGCCGTGGGAACGGCAGTTGGCCGCAACCCGGTCAGTTGGCTGATCCCCTGTCACCGTGCCTTGCGCAAATCAGGTGGCCTGGGAGGCTATCACTGGGGCTTGCCGGTCAAGCGTGCCATGCTGGCCTACGAGGCGGCGCAGGCAGACGCCTGA
- a CDS encoding adenosine kinase, giving the protein MKTYQLTGIGNAVVDVISQADDSFLELMGIEKGIMQLIEQERGEVLYASMESRVQTPGGSVANTIAGAGALGLDAAFIGRVHDDALGRFYADAMNEDGVDFVNPPVPGGELPTSRSMIFVSPDGERSMNTYLGISSELSSQDVSQEVAGNSQIMFLEGYLFDKEKGKAAFLEAARACHKGGGKAGIAISDPFCVERHRVDFLLLIENELDFVIGNEAEIKSLFETDDLEDALAKTAAICPLVVCTRSGDGVTVLNGDTRIDVPVEKVVPVDATGAGDQFAAGFLFGMATGRDYETCAKIGNACAREVISHIGPRPEANMLELLREEGLV; this is encoded by the coding sequence ATGAAGACTTATCAACTGACCGGCATCGGAAATGCCGTTGTGGACGTGATTTCCCAGGCCGATGACAGCTTTCTGGAGCTGATGGGCATCGAAAAAGGCATCATGCAGTTGATCGAACAGGAACGCGGCGAGGTGCTGTACGCCTCGATGGAAAGCCGCGTTCAAACGCCGGGCGGCTCGGTGGCCAATACCATTGCGGGCGCAGGCGCGCTTGGGCTGGATGCGGCCTTCATCGGCCGGGTTCACGATGACGCACTGGGCCGGTTCTATGCAGATGCGATGAACGAGGATGGCGTCGATTTCGTGAACCCACCAGTTCCGGGTGGTGAATTGCCCACGTCACGCTCGATGATCTTTGTCTCGCCCGATGGTGAGCGGTCGATGAACACCTATCTGGGCATTTCCTCGGAACTGTCGTCTCAGGACGTCTCGCAAGAGGTCGCTGGAAACAGCCAGATCATGTTCCTCGAGGGGTATCTGTTCGACAAGGAAAAAGGCAAGGCGGCATTCCTTGAGGCCGCGCGCGCCTGCCACAAGGGTGGCGGCAAGGCCGGCATCGCCATTTCCGACCCGTTCTGCGTGGAACGTCACCGGGTCGATTTCCTGCTGCTGATCGAAAATGAGCTGGATTTCGTGATCGGCAATGAGGCCGAGATCAAATCCCTGTTCGAAACTGACGATCTGGAAGACGCATTGGCCAAGACGGCCGCGATCTGTCCGCTGGTGGTCTGCACCCGCTCGGGCGACGGTGTGACCGTTCTGAACGGCGACACCCGCATTGACGTACCGGTTGAAAAGGTTGTCCCCGTTGATGCAACAGGTGCGGGCGACCAGTTTGCGGCGGGCTTCCTGTTCGGCATGGCGACGGGCCGCGATTACGAGACCTGCGCCAAGATTGGCAATGCCTGCGCTCGCGAAGTGATCAGCCATATCGGCCCCCGCCCTGAAGCGAACATGCTGGAATTGCTGCGGGAAGAGGGGTTGGTTTGA
- the nth gene encoding endonuclease III, whose amino-acid sequence MAKQLDYHTIREIFTRFQEADPEPKGELEHVNVYTLVVAVALSAQATDAGVNKATRDLFKIADTPQKMLDLGEEGLIEHIKTIGLFRQKAKNVIKLSRILVDEYGGEVPNSRAALQSLPGVGRKTANVVLNMWWRQPAQAVDTHIFRVGNRTGICPGKDVDTVERAIEDNIPADFQLHAHHWLILHGRYHCKARKPQCPTCIIRDLCQFEDKTQ is encoded by the coding sequence ATGGCAAAGCAACTCGACTATCATACGATCCGCGAGATTTTCACGCGCTTTCAGGAGGCCGACCCGGAACCCAAGGGCGAGCTGGAGCATGTGAACGTCTATACTCTGGTCGTCGCCGTGGCCCTTTCGGCGCAAGCCACGGATGCGGGCGTCAACAAGGCGACGCGCGACCTGTTCAAGATCGCCGACACGCCGCAAAAGATGCTGGATCTGGGCGAGGAAGGCCTGATCGAGCACATAAAAACCATTGGCTTGTTCCGCCAGAAGGCCAAGAACGTCATCAAGCTCAGCCGTATCCTGGTTGACGAATATGGCGGCGAGGTTCCCAATTCCCGGGCTGCCCTGCAATCCCTTCCGGGTGTGGGCCGCAAGACGGCCAACGTGGTTCTGAACATGTGGTGGCGACAACCGGCGCAGGCGGTGGACACCCATATCTTTCGCGTCGGCAACCGCACCGGCATTTGCCCGGGCAAGGATGTGGACACGGTCGAACGCGCCATCGAAGACAATATTCCTGCTGACTTTCAACTCCATGCGCATCACTGGCTGATCCTGCATGGCCGGTACCACTGCAAGGCGCGCAAGCCGCAATGCCCGACCTGCATCATCCGTGATCTCTGCCAATTCGAGGACAAAACCCAATGA
- a CDS encoding aldehyde dehydrogenase family protein encodes MIEKRDFYINGQWVAPSQPNDFEVINPSTEEPCAVISLGAEADTNAAVAAAKSALPGWMATPVETRIALVEKLAELYASRSEDLAQAMSLEMGAPIDLARAAQAGAGIYHLKNFIRAARGFQFERPLGDHAPNDRIIYEAVGVAALITPWNWPMNQITLKVGAASIAGCTMILKPSEQSPLNAMIFAEMMDEAGFPPGVFNLVNGDGAGVGSQLSGHPDVDMVSFTGSTRAGTAISKNAADTLKKVHLELGGKGANVIFEDADEKAVKRGVLHMMQNTGQSCNAPSRMLVQRPIYDKAVETAAEVANMVKVGPAPEEGRHIGPVVNDVQWSKIQDLIQKGIDEGARLVAGGTGRPEGLNKGYYVRPTVFADANNQMTIAREEIFGPVLTMIPFDTEEEAVEIANDTPYGLTNYVQTQDGARANRMARALRSGMVEMNGQSRSAGSPFGGMKQSGNGREGGVFGLEDFLEVKAVSGWAAE; translated from the coding sequence ATGATCGAAAAGCGGGATTTCTACATTAACGGTCAGTGGGTCGCCCCGTCGCAGCCCAATGACTTCGAGGTCATAAACCCCTCGACCGAAGAGCCCTGCGCAGTAATCTCGCTTGGGGCCGAAGCCGACACGAATGCAGCCGTTGCCGCAGCCAAATCCGCCTTGCCAGGCTGGATGGCCACGCCGGTGGAAACCCGCATCGCGCTGGTGGAAAAACTGGCCGAACTCTATGCAAGCCGGTCAGAGGATCTGGCGCAGGCGATGTCACTTGAAATGGGCGCCCCGATCGATCTGGCGCGCGCGGCGCAGGCTGGTGCCGGCATCTATCATCTGAAGAACTTCATCCGCGCCGCCAGAGGGTTTCAATTTGAACGCCCGCTGGGGGATCATGCACCGAATGATCGCATCATTTACGAGGCGGTTGGCGTTGCCGCTCTGATCACGCCGTGGAACTGGCCGATGAACCAGATCACGCTCAAGGTGGGTGCTGCCTCGATTGCGGGTTGCACGATGATTCTGAAACCGTCGGAACAAAGCCCGCTGAACGCGATGATCTTTGCTGAGATGATGGACGAGGCAGGCTTCCCGCCCGGTGTGTTCAATCTGGTCAACGGCGACGGGGCGGGTGTTGGTTCGCAGCTTTCGGGTCATCCGGATGTGGACATGGTCAGCTTCACCGGTTCGACCCGCGCAGGCACCGCGATTTCCAAAAACGCGGCTGATACCCTCAAGAAAGTACATCTTGAGCTTGGAGGAAAAGGGGCCAACGTCATCTTTGAGGATGCGGATGAAAAAGCGGTCAAGCGCGGGGTGTTGCACATGATGCAAAACACCGGCCAGAGTTGTAACGCCCCCAGCCGGATGCTGGTGCAGCGCCCGATCTATGACAAGGCTGTGGAAACCGCGGCCGAAGTTGCAAACATGGTCAAGGTTGGCCCTGCCCCAGAGGAAGGCCGCCACATCGGTCCGGTTGTGAATGACGTTCAGTGGAGCAAAATTCAGGACCTGATCCAGAAGGGCATCGATGAAGGGGCGCGGCTGGTTGCAGGCGGCACCGGACGACCTGAGGGGCTGAACAAGGGTTACTATGTCCGCCCCACGGTCTTTGCCGATGCAAACAACCAGATGACCATCGCCCGCGAAGAAATCTTTGGCCCGGTTCTGACCATGATCCCCTTCGACACCGAAGAGGAAGCTGTCGAAATCGCCAACGATACGCCCTATGGCCTGACGAATTATGTTCAGACACAGGATGGTGCGCGAGCCAATCGCATGGCGCGGGCTCTGCGGTCGGGCATGGTCGAAATGAACGGACAATCGCGCAGCGCGGGCTCACCGTTCGGCGGCATGAAGCAATCCGGCAACGGGCGGGAAGGCGGCGTCTTCGGGCTTGAGGACTTCCTTGAAGTCAAAGCCGTCAGCGGCTGGGCCGCAGAGTAA
- a CDS encoding Hint domain-containing protein, whose protein sequence is MASITVYEISADPFSNRSVDVTAAYSVEVTDNDALLQDPDPDGSSQLDLGSLPGFSGSTQNFSTFENYTGTVDGAPVTFILIQFSNPRYIIVTSGQAELNDTISDTSFSGIAPPSTYSTLPSFVCFTTGSLIQTPTGLRRVEALEPGDPVITAGGHARPVRWIGKRRLSASELRRNTHLSPVRIKAGCFGPNGPSRDLVISPQHRIAVTSAMMELMHCEAAMLAPAKGLINGHTIVQETPAHGVEYIHILFDQHELVNVEGLWSESFYPGDTSLEAMAPATRSELFELFPELANGEGGYGSTVLPVLKPFEVRVLSADLAVPGWKVRPNESAKAA, encoded by the coding sequence GTGGCATCGATTACTGTTTACGAAATCAGCGCAGACCCGTTCAGCAACCGCAGTGTTGATGTTACTGCTGCGTATTCTGTCGAAGTCACGGATAATGACGCCCTGCTGCAAGATCCCGACCCGGATGGCAGCTCGCAACTCGACCTTGGGTCTCTGCCCGGCTTTTCCGGCTCGACCCAGAATTTCAGTACTTTCGAAAACTATACGGGCACGGTCGATGGCGCGCCGGTCACGTTTATCCTGATCCAGTTTTCAAACCCGCGTTACATCATAGTCACTTCGGGTCAGGCTGAACTGAATGACACGATTTCAGACACCAGTTTTTCCGGCATCGCGCCGCCCTCTACCTATAGCACTTTGCCTTCTTTCGTGTGTTTCACCACAGGATCTCTGATCCAGACACCGACTGGACTGCGCCGGGTCGAGGCACTGGAGCCCGGCGACCCGGTCATCACCGCCGGCGGCCATGCCCGCCCGGTCCGCTGGATCGGCAAGCGCCGGTTGTCCGCGTCCGAGTTGCGGCGAAACACGCACCTGTCCCCTGTACGGATCAAGGCGGGCTGTTTCGGGCCGAACGGCCCTTCCCGCGATCTTGTCATTTCCCCACAGCACCGGATTGCCGTGACCTCGGCCATGATGGAGCTGATGCATTGCGAAGCGGCCATGCTGGCCCCCGCAAAAGGGCTGATCAATGGGCACACCATCGTTCAGGAAACGCCTGCACATGGGGTGGAGTACATTCATATCCTCTTTGATCAGCATGAGTTGGTGAATGTCGAAGGACTCTGGTCCGAGTCCTTTTACCCCGGTGACACAAGTCTTGAGGCAATGGCACCCGCCACCCGAAGCGAACTGTTCGAACTGTTCCCGGAACTGGCCAATGGTGAAGGCGGTTATGGTTCAACCGTATTGCCGGTCCTCAAACCCTTCGAAGTCCGGGTGCTGTCGGCGGATCTGGCGGTTCCGGGCTGGAAGGTCCGCCCCAATGAATCCGCGAAAGCCGCCTGA
- a CDS encoding helix-turn-helix transcriptional regulator yields the protein MKVPQTSLLWLLLVVQALCAAFFMTDALLDWTGGDGAGFRHLHSFELFLSLALVGGLSATIALIRSQSRRVRGMQRQLQVAQGAFAQVIETQFSEWQLSDAERDVAMLTIKGLSIAEIAGMRQTKEGTIKAQSAAVYRKAGVSSRVQLLSFFVDELLSEPLVREVPNPPASLP from the coding sequence ATGAAAGTACCTCAAACGTCTTTGCTCTGGCTCCTTCTGGTGGTGCAGGCCCTCTGCGCCGCCTTTTTCATGACGGATGCGCTGCTGGATTGGACGGGCGGCGACGGCGCGGGCTTTCGTCACCTTCATTCGTTCGAGCTGTTTCTGTCTCTGGCGCTTGTCGGCGGCCTGAGCGCCACGATCGCCCTGATCCGCTCCCAGTCCAGACGGGTGCGCGGCATGCAGCGGCAACTGCAAGTGGCGCAAGGGGCCTTTGCCCAGGTCATCGAAACCCAGTTCAGCGAGTGGCAGCTCAGTGATGCTGAGCGTGACGTTGCCATGCTGACGATCAAGGGTCTTTCCATCGCGGAAATCGCCGGAATGCGACAGACGAAAGAAGGGACGATCAAGGCCCAAAGCGCTGCGGTCTATCGAAAGGCGGGCGTTTCCAGCAGGGTTCAGTTGCTTAGTTTTTTTGTCGACGAACTCCTGTCAGAACCGTTGGTCAGAGAAGTGCCAAACCCACCAGCCAGTCTGCCCTGA
- a CDS encoding peroxiredoxin, whose amino-acid sequence MGLRINDTVPNFTAETDQGTIQFHDWIGDSWAILFSHPKDFTPVCTTEFSAVAQLNDEWAARNTKVIGVSVDGVEDHKKWKKDIEEYGKANPGFPIIADEGLAVSKAFDMLPAEAYLPDGRTPADSATVRSVFIIGPDKQLKLSMTYPMTVGRNFAEILRALDGLQMSAKGVATPANWVPGEDVIIPPTVSNEDAKAKFGEFETIFPYLRKTKAPS is encoded by the coding sequence ATGGGTTTGCGTATCAACGACACCGTTCCGAATTTCACGGCAGAAACGGATCAGGGCACCATTCAGTTCCACGACTGGATTGGCGACAGCTGGGCCATTCTGTTCTCGCACCCAAAGGATTTCACACCTGTTTGCACCACCGAGTTTTCGGCCGTTGCGCAGTTGAATGACGAATGGGCCGCGCGCAACACCAAGGTGATCGGCGTTTCAGTCGATGGTGTCGAAGACCACAAGAAGTGGAAGAAGGACATCGAGGAATACGGCAAGGCCAACCCCGGTTTTCCGATCATCGCCGATGAAGGTCTGGCCGTGTCCAAGGCTTTCGACATGCTGCCCGCCGAAGCATATCTGCCCGATGGCCGCACACCGGCCGACAGTGCCACGGTGCGTTCGGTCTTCATCATCGGCCCGGACAAGCAGCTGAAGCTGTCGATGACGTACCCGATGACCGTGGGCCGGAACTTTGCCGAAATCTTGCGCGCGCTTGATGGGTTGCAGATGTCGGCCAAGGGGGTCGCGACACCTGCCAATTGGGTGCCGGGCGAAGACGTGATCATCCCGCCAACCGTGTCGAACGAAGACGCCAAGGCCAAGTTTGGTGAGTTCGAAACGATCTTCCCCTATCTGCGCAAGACCAAAGCGCCGTCGTAA
- a CDS encoding PepSY domain-containing protein, with translation METLKLLTLTGLIATAPVLALANVGLGDKLGTSEADIRAALEAQGYQIEEIEFEGGKIEVELTKDGVETELVLSDTDGVVTAIELEEDDD, from the coding sequence ATGGAAACCTTGAAACTGCTGACACTGACGGGATTGATCGCAACCGCACCGGTTCTTGCTTTGGCCAATGTCGGACTGGGTGACAAACTGGGCACAAGCGAAGCCGATATCCGCGCGGCGCTGGAAGCCCAAGGGTACCAGATCGAAGAGATCGAGTTCGAAGGTGGGAAGATCGAGGTTGAACTCACCAAGGATGGCGTGGAAACTGAACTGGTTCTGTCTGACACGGACGGGGTGGTGACAGCCATCGAACTCGAAGAAGACGACGACTGA
- a CDS encoding DUF1326 domain-containing protein, translating to MAFTDWYVEGESFGNCNCGYACPCQFEELPTHGDCRGFEVLEISNGYFGETDLSGTRAALIYAWPGPIFEGGGEMQVIVDPGATAAQRDALEKVFHGEETEEMATHWYVFRAMCETVHDTLYLPIELAMDIEGRTASVAVGDVLKSTGRPIQAPHGGGEHRVRIDIPGGIEFTIAEIGSASTRADAAIKLDLKDSYGQWHVLKHGPGGVAH from the coding sequence ATGGCTTTTACAGATTGGTACGTCGAAGGGGAAAGCTTCGGAAACTGCAATTGCGGTTATGCCTGCCCCTGCCAGTTCGAGGAATTGCCGACGCATGGCGATTGCCGCGGCTTCGAGGTGCTTGAAATATCCAACGGATATTTTGGCGAAACGGATCTGAGTGGAACCAGGGCCGCCCTGATCTATGCATGGCCCGGGCCAATATTCGAGGGTGGCGGCGAAATGCAGGTGATCGTCGACCCCGGGGCCACAGCGGCGCAGCGCGATGCGCTGGAAAAAGTCTTTCACGGCGAAGAAACCGAAGAGATGGCAACGCATTGGTACGTGTTCCGGGCCATGTGTGAGACGGTACATGACACGCTGTACCTGCCGATTGAGCTTGCGATGGATATCGAAGGGCGAACGGCCAGCGTCGCCGTTGGTGACGTTCTAAAGTCGACCGGGCGCCCGATTCAGGCCCCGCATGGCGGCGGGGAACATCGCGTACGCATCGATATTCCCGGCGGGATCGAATTCACCATTGCCGAGATCGGCAGCGCCTCGACCCGAGCCGATGCGGCGATCAAACTGGATCTGAAAGACAGCTACGGCCAGTGGCATGTTTTGAAACACGGCCCCGGTGGTGTCGCGCACTGA
- a CDS encoding glyoxalase superfamily protein, with amino-acid sequence MMTRSRTVAPVEELKAQAKRLREELKTKGVLLSHSAALELLAHQHGVRDWNTLHAMAGNRMHLRVGDRVEGRYLGQAFTAEIRGMTMLGDGARRRVTLHFDTPVDVVRFDSFSAFRQRVTGEIGWDGRSRRHTSDGEPQLVVRPV; translated from the coding sequence ATGATGACACGATCCCGAACCGTTGCTCCGGTTGAAGAGCTGAAAGCGCAGGCGAAACGCCTGCGGGAAGAATTGAAGACGAAGGGCGTTTTGCTGTCGCACAGCGCGGCATTGGAACTGCTGGCCCATCAGCATGGTGTTCGAGACTGGAACACCTTGCATGCAATGGCCGGAAACCGGATGCATCTGCGCGTGGGTGATCGGGTTGAAGGGCGCTATCTGGGTCAGGCGTTCACGGCCGAAATTCGCGGTATGACCATGCTGGGCGATGGCGCGCGTCGCCGAGTGACCCTGCATTTCGACACGCCGGTAGATGTGGTGCGCTTTGACAGTTTCTCTGCATTTCGGCAACGCGTCACCGGAGAGATCGGGTGGGACGGTCGGTCCCGACGCCACACGTCCGATGGCGAACCCCAGCTTGTGGTGCGGCCTGTATAA
- a CDS encoding cold-shock protein: MANGTVKWFNTTKGFGFIAPETGGKDVFVHISAVERSGLTGLADNQKVTYDVQSGRDGRESAENLQLV; this comes from the coding sequence ATGGCCAATGGCACCGTGAAATGGTTCAACACCACCAAAGGCTTCGGCTTCATTGCACCCGAAACAGGCGGCAAGGACGTTTTCGTCCATATTTCCGCCGTCGAGCGTTCCGGCCTGACCGGTCTGGCCGACAACCAGAAGGTTACCTACGACGTTCAATCCGGCCGCGATGGCCGCGAGTCGGCGGAAAACCTGCAGCTCGTCTGA